One window of Treponema denticola genomic DNA carries:
- a CDS encoding valine--tRNA ligase produces MSEKLQAIELEKSYNPKEFEERIYSFWEANKCFSPIKKKNAKNTFTVVIPPPNVTGVLHVGHALDETLQDVIVRYHRMKGDETLWIPGTDHAGIATQSVVEKKLKAEGKNRRDLGRDAFIEKVWEVKNEHHSIITKQLRKMGVSVDWDRERFTLDEGLSQAVREVFVSLYEQGLIYQGNYLVNWCPSCGTAISDDEVEHEDRKGGMYHIYYKLADGAVLQNEAGEKIQEIEIATTRPETLLGDTAIAVHPEDPRYASIVGKEVILPLANRKIPVIADSYVDKEFGTGVVKITPAHDPNDWEVGKRHNLPVLNILNPDGTLNDAVPEKYRGLSTEKARKAVIEDLEALGLFKNEEKIKHAVGCCYRCHTSIEPYVSKQWFVKMQPLAQKALDAWKKGDVVFYPQKWENTYAHWMNNIRDWCISRQLWWGHRIPVWYCADCGKTIVSRTDITECPHCKSKNIKQDEDVLDTWFSSWLWPFSTLGWPEKTEDLARFFPTSALVTGHDIIFFWVARMIMASLQFTGKAPFKDIFIHGLVRDKQGRKMSKSLGNGIDPLVAIEEFGADAMKFTLTFMCGSQSQDFLIDMESFKLGSKFANKVWNASRYILGNLAGRTIVTVRRDGGLNGLKELDRWIYHELNEAAQTVRSSLDSYRYNEAAQKVYEFFWNNFCDWYVEGTKLSFKYGDEKEKDRAASVLLAVLEESLRLLHPFLAFVTEEIYSKLPGNCAEGALPRAKILMTSDYPEEKKERIDEAASIRFRTLQEIVRNIRALRAECGIDPQLKLKVSLYIEKNSPAEAARENSEIIEMLSGLSGLNFIDSLKEKPASSIGVVGAGFEAFLITGDSIDIDQLKKRFEKELEKNEQNASKIDSKLKNENFVKNAPPEVIEGEKEKHAEFLRRIEKLKGYLEGMR; encoded by the coding sequence ATGAGCGAAAAATTGCAGGCGATTGAATTGGAAAAATCTTATAATCCTAAAGAATTTGAAGAGCGTATTTATTCCTTTTGGGAAGCCAATAAGTGCTTTAGCCCGATAAAAAAGAAAAACGCAAAAAATACATTTACTGTCGTCATTCCTCCGCCCAATGTTACGGGCGTTCTCCATGTAGGCCATGCCCTCGATGAAACCTTGCAGGACGTAATTGTCCGCTATCACCGCATGAAAGGGGACGAAACCCTCTGGATTCCCGGAACCGATCATGCAGGTATTGCCACTCAATCCGTTGTAGAAAAAAAACTGAAGGCCGAAGGCAAAAACCGCCGTGACCTCGGACGGGACGCTTTTATCGAAAAGGTATGGGAAGTTAAAAATGAACATCACTCGATTATAACAAAGCAGCTCCGCAAAATGGGAGTTTCGGTCGATTGGGATAGGGAACGCTTTACCTTAGATGAGGGGCTTTCTCAAGCTGTAAGGGAGGTCTTTGTTTCTTTATATGAACAGGGGCTAATCTATCAGGGCAATTACCTTGTAAACTGGTGCCCTTCATGCGGTACGGCAATTTCGGATGATGAGGTTGAACATGAAGACCGAAAGGGCGGCATGTACCATATTTATTATAAATTGGCAGACGGGGCGGTTTTACAAAATGAAGCAGGCGAAAAAATACAAGAAATAGAAATTGCAACTACCCGCCCCGAGACCCTTTTGGGAGATACCGCCATAGCCGTTCATCCCGAAGACCCCCGCTATGCATCCATCGTAGGAAAAGAAGTAATTCTGCCTCTCGCAAATAGGAAGATTCCTGTAATTGCCGATTCCTATGTCGATAAAGAATTCGGAACGGGTGTTGTAAAGATAACTCCTGCCCATGACCCCAATGACTGGGAGGTAGGTAAAAGGCATAATCTTCCGGTTCTAAATATCTTAAACCCTGACGGAACATTAAACGATGCAGTTCCCGAAAAATACCGAGGCCTTTCAACGGAAAAAGCACGCAAGGCCGTTATCGAAGATTTGGAAGCTCTGGGACTTTTTAAAAATGAAGAAAAAATAAAGCACGCAGTAGGCTGCTGTTACCGCTGTCATACAAGTATAGAGCCTTATGTTTCAAAACAATGGTTTGTAAAAATGCAGCCCTTGGCTCAAAAAGCCTTAGATGCATGGAAAAAAGGCGATGTTGTTTTTTATCCTCAAAAATGGGAAAACACCTATGCTCACTGGATGAACAATATCCGCGACTGGTGTATTTCCCGTCAGCTTTGGTGGGGGCACCGCATTCCTGTTTGGTATTGTGCCGATTGCGGAAAAACTATCGTAAGCCGCACGGATATTACGGAATGTCCTCACTGTAAGTCAAAAAACATAAAGCAGGATGAGGATGTTTTAGACACTTGGTTTTCAAGTTGGCTTTGGCCTTTTTCAACCCTCGGCTGGCCCGAAAAGACCGAAGACCTCGCACGCTTTTTTCCGACATCGGCCCTTGTTACAGGACACGATATAATTTTCTTTTGGGTAGCAAGAATGATAATGGCCTCCTTGCAGTTTACGGGCAAGGCTCCTTTTAAAGATATTTTTATTCACGGTTTGGTTCGGGATAAACAAGGCCGCAAGATGAGTAAGAGCTTGGGAAACGGTATTGACCCTCTTGTAGCTATCGAAGAGTTTGGGGCTGATGCTATGAAGTTCACCCTTACCTTTATGTGCGGTTCTCAAAGTCAGGACTTTTTAATCGACATGGAAAGTTTTAAGCTCGGCTCGAAATTTGCAAACAAGGTTTGGAACGCTTCCCGATATATTTTAGGAAACCTTGCAGGCAGAACTATTGTGACTGTCAGACGGGACGGCGGTCTAAACGGCTTAAAAGAACTTGACCGCTGGATTTATCATGAACTAAACGAAGCGGCTCAAACGGTTCGCTCAAGCCTTGATTCTTACCGTTATAATGAAGCCGCTCAAAAGGTTTACGAATTCTTTTGGAATAATTTTTGTGATTGGTATGTTGAAGGTACTAAACTTTCTTTTAAGTACGGAGACGAAAAAGAGAAGGATAGGGCGGCTTCGGTACTTCTTGCAGTCTTGGAAGAATCCTTACGCCTGCTTCATCCGTTTTTAGCCTTTGTTACCGAAGAGATTTATTCAAAGCTGCCCGGCAATTGTGCTGAAGGCGCCTTGCCTCGTGCCAAGATTTTAATGACTTCAGATTACCCCGAAGAAAAAAAAGAACGCATAGATGAGGCCGCTTCTATCCGTTTTAGAACCTTGCAGGAAATTGTCCGCAATATTAGAGCCTTACGGGCCGAATGCGGCATAGACCCTCAGTTAAAGCTTAAGGTTTCTCTTTATATTGAGAAAAACTCTCCTGCGGAAGCTGCCCGTGAAAATTCCGAAATAATAGAAATGCTTTCAGGCCTTTCCGGTTTAAACTTTATCGATTCTCTTAAAGAAAAACCTGCCTCTTCAATCGGTGTAGTAGGGGCGGGCTTTGAGGCTTTTTTGATAACGGGAGATTCAATAGATATCGATCAATTAAAAAAGCGTTTTGAAAAAGAGCTTGAAAAAAATGAACAAAATGCTTCAAAGATAGACTCTAAGCTCAAAAACGAAAACTTTGTTAAAAACGCTCCTCCCGAAGTCATCGAAGGCGAAAAAGAAAAACACGCCGAGTTTTTAAGGCGTATCGAAAAATTAAAAGGTTATTTGGAAGGGATGAGGTAG